A portion of the Macaca mulatta isolate MMU2019108-1 chromosome 2, T2T-MMU8v2.0, whole genome shotgun sequence genome contains these proteins:
- the RPL22L1 gene encoding ribosomal protein eL22-like isoform X2 has product MAPKDKKPKRSTWKFNLDLTHPVEDGIFDSGNFEQFLREKVKVNGKTGNLGNVVHIERFKNKITVVSEKQFSKRYLKYLTKKYLKKNNLRDWLRVVASDKETYELRYFQISQDEDESESED; this is encoded by the exons ATGGCGCCT AAAGACAAGAAGCCCAAAAGGTCAACCTGGAAGTTTAATTTGGACCTCACTCATCCAGTAGAAGATGGAATTTTTGATTCTGGAAATTTT gAGCAATTTCTACGGGAGAAGGTTAAAGTCAATGGCAAAACTGGAAATCTCGGGAATGTTGTTCACATTGAACGCTTCAAGAATAAAATCACAGttgtttctgagaaacagttctCTAAAAG GTATTTGAAATACCTTACCAAGAAATACCTTAAGAAAAACAATCTTCGTGATTGGCTTCGAGTGGTTGCATCTGACAAGGAGACCTATGAACTTCGTTACTTCCAGATTAGTCAAGATGAAGATGAATCAGAGTCCGAGGACTAG
- the RPL22L1 gene encoding ribosomal protein eL22-like isoform X1, whose product MAPQKDKKPKRSTWKFNLDLTHPVEDGIFDSGNFEQFLREKVKVNGKTGNLGNVVHIERFKNKITVVSEKQFSKRYLKYLTKKYLKKNNLRDWLRVVASDKETYELRYFQISQDEDESESED is encoded by the exons ATGGCGCCT CAGAAAGACAAGAAGCCCAAAAGGTCAACCTGGAAGTTTAATTTGGACCTCACTCATCCAGTAGAAGATGGAATTTTTGATTCTGGAAATTTT gAGCAATTTCTACGGGAGAAGGTTAAAGTCAATGGCAAAACTGGAAATCTCGGGAATGTTGTTCACATTGAACGCTTCAAGAATAAAATCACAGttgtttctgagaaacagttctCTAAAAG GTATTTGAAATACCTTACCAAGAAATACCTTAAGAAAAACAATCTTCGTGATTGGCTTCGAGTGGTTGCATCTGACAAGGAGACCTATGAACTTCGTTACTTCCAGATTAGTCAAGATGAAGATGAATCAGAGTCCGAGGACTAG